One Trichoderma atroviride chromosome 7, complete sequence DNA segment encodes these proteins:
- a CDS encoding uncharacterized protein (EggNog:ENOG41~SECRETED:SignalP(1-18)~antiSMASH:Cluster_7.7), with product MRFLYTLVALLVGQAAVAIPITHAGMDLINHSVNPQYDVVAALDSRELEKRTTCQTVNHVIRTIGTSRNLVTFYTLATILARQVCEYVNGYKCLELSNIIVLALNLIYSAASHYSGAQAEILSGARKRNYGDIHTGYSVIDSGEEILQRRDGDPALVSRVLLAGLTGSHSPNTKQDIIVNHFADGNTLLHLPIGESSTDNRGKRVPPGSGFKISYTTRSKSRLSYSKQQEMSGFIAAAWAAASEAYDMTDFIGLAQDGYNVNFYYRVIPEVRGFGLNYESVDICGGMGDFLFGKA from the exons ATGAGATTTCTGTACACTCTCGTGGCGCTTTTGGTCGGCCAGGCTGCGGTGGCAATACCTATTACCCATGCTGGGATGGACCTGATTAACCACAGCGTCAATCCTCAGTACGATGTAGTCGCTGCTTTGGATTCGcgcgagctggagaagcgtACCACCTGCCAAACTGTCAATCATGTCATCCGAACCATTGGAACTAGCAGAAATCT CGTAACATTCTATACCCTGGCAACGATTCTTGCACGACAAGTATGCGAATACGTCAATGGTTACAAATGCCTCGAACTGTCAAATATTATTGTACTGGCCCTCAACCTCATCTATTCCGCTGCGTCTCACTACTCCGGTGCTCAGGCAGAGATCCTCTCAGGCGCTCGGAAACGAAACTATGGCGATATACACACTGGCTAC TCTGTCATTGATAGCGGAGAAGAAATCCTTCAACGACGAGACGGCGACCCGGCCTTGGTGAGCCGCGTTCTCCTCGCTGGTCTCACGGGCTCTCACAGCCCTAATACCAAGCAGGACATCATCGTTAACCACTTTGCTGATGGTAACACGTTGTTGCATTTGCCAATCGGTGAGAGCTCCACTGACAATCGAGGTAAACGTGTGCCTCCAGGCTCAGGCTTCAAAATATCCTAT ACTACAAGGTCCAAATCCAGGCTCTCATACTCTAAGCAGCAGGAAATGTCAGGCTTTATTGCTGCCGCATGGGCAGCCGCAAGCGAGGCGTATGACATGACTGATTTCATTGGCCTTGCTCAAGACGGTTATAATGTCAACTTTTACTATCGAGTTATTCCTGAAGTTCGAGGCTTTGGGCTCAATTACGAATCTGTGGATATATGTGGAGGAATGGGTGATTTTCTATTCGGAAAGGCTTAG
- a CDS encoding uncharacterized protein (EggNog:ENOG41~antiSMASH:Cluster_7.7), whose product MTERVLVIGATGNIGVAAVKGALHSGRQVLAIVRNQASANKLYKHAGTSEGITVVEADVTSDTGVKSVVDQVKAGKLPAFQHVYTCVGGEYTDVALKDITTERLRKNMNMGFEANFFAYRDTIDYLYEQNHPDSTWTICTGAQGELAIFGLPAMTQGPLFSMTTAASRENEKTNVRVNEVYLMFRVEVDEDAAAHGVSSSTEFASVYEGILSNPAIRGSRVRVASSEDFKDLKWAKKF is encoded by the exons ATGACCGAGCGCGTGCTAGTAATTGGAGCCACTGGCAATATTGGCGTGGCCGCCGTCAAGGGTGCCCTACACTCTGGACGTCAAGTCCTGGCTATAGTCCGTAACCAGGCTTCGGCTAACAAGCTTTACAAGCACGCGGGAACATCTGAGGGCATTACTGTTGTTGAAGCAGATGTTACATCAGACACGGGAGTCAAGAGCGTAGTTGACCAGGTTAAAGCTGGCAAATTACCAGCCTTTCAGCATGTATATACTTGCG TGGGTGGCGAATACACCGACGTTGCTCTCAAAGATATTACCACTGAGAGGCTTCGTAAAAACATGAACATGGGCTTTGAAGCCAACTTTT TTGCCTATCGAGACACAATCGACTATTTGTACGAGCAAAACCACCCCGATAGTACATGGACTATCTGCACGGGCGCGCAGGGTGAACTGGCCATCTTTGGGCTGCCAGCTATGACACAAGGCCCCTTATTCTCCATGACCACGGCAGCCTCCCGTGAGAATGAGAAAACAAATGTGCGTGTGAATGAGGTGTATTTGATGTTTCGTGTTGAAGTGGATGAGGATGCTGCAGCGCATGGCGTCTCAAGCAGCACTGAGTTTGCTTCTGTCTACGAGGGTATCCTTTCTAACCCTGCAATTCGCGGATCTCGTGTGCGTGTTGCCAGCTCTGAAGACTTTAAAGACTTGAAGTGGGCCAAGAAATTCTAG
- a CDS encoding uncharacterized protein (EggNog:ENOG41~SMCOG1199:NmrA family protein~antiSMASH:Cluster_7.7), with amino-acid sequence MSNPSVIIFGATGSIGSIAARVANEQGAKVFLALRDVNKPIPGLSPDQERERGFERLQADLTDVESIKAAVTKSGAKHAFIYLMFGVTDGMRSVIETLKSAGIEFVVFLSSSSVTSQSVAKGGDLKAVPPSDFIAFSHAQVEINLQNTFGKSGYVAVRPSYFASNTLQWRSMVRAGEVKLVAPNVSFDYIASSDISRVCAGFLVRGAKSPDGSPSPSFVTLCGPQMLSQRDALTAIGKAIGKELALKAINEEDEGVEVFKTNGIPETIARDLVKKLLSRTNGEDRLYADDLYAEAVANVQKYGGQSPTGFAQWASENKEKFL; translated from the coding sequence ATGTCGAACCCCAGCGTAATCATCTTTGGCGCCACTGGCAGCATTGGCTCTATAGCTGCTCGAGTGGCCAATGAGCAAGGAGCCAAAGTCTTTCTTGCCTTACGAGATGTCAACAAACCCATCCCCGGACTCAGCCCAGATCAAGAGCGAGAGCGCGGATTCGAAAGACTACAAGCCGACCTCACGGACGTAGAGAGCATCAAGGCTGCTGTGACCAAGTCAGGGGCCAAACACGCCTTTATCTATCTCATGTTTGGAGTTACAGACGGCATGCGCTCAGTCATCGAGACGCTGAAATCTGCCGGCATCGAgttcgtcgtcttcctcagCAGTTCGAGCGTTACAAGCCAAAGCGTCGCCAAAGGAGGCGACCTCAAGGCCGTGCCGCCGTCCGACTTCATCGCCTTTTCCCACGCCCAGGTCGAGATTAACCTCCAAAACACATTCGGAAAAAGCGGCTACGTGGCTGTGCGGCCTTCCTATTTCGCGTCCAACACATTGCAATGGCGCTCCATGGTCCGCGCTGGTGAGGTGAAGCTGGTGGCACCAAACGTGTCTTTTGACTACATCGCGTCGTCCGACATCAGCCGCGTATGTGCAGGATTCCTCGTTCGTGGCGCAAAGTCTCCTGATGGTTCGCCCAGCCCATCATTTGTGACGCTGTGTGGACCGCAAATGCTGTCTCAGAGAGACGCTCTGACTGCTATCGGCAAGGCCATCGGCAAGGAGCTCGCACTCAAGGCCAtaaatgaagaggatgagggcGTCGAGGTGTTCAAGACCAATGGGATTCCGGAAACCATTGCCAGAGACCTTGTGAAGAAGTTGCTTTCTCGAACAAATGGCGAGGATCGTCTCTATGCGGACGATCTGTACGCAGAAGCAGTCGCTAATGTGCAAAAGTACGGCGGACAGTCTCCCACGGGCTTTGCTCAATGGGCTAGTGAGAACAAAGAGAAATTTCTGTAA
- a CDS encoding Type I Iterative PKS (EggNog:ENOG41~antiSMASH:Cluster_7.7~SMCOG1093:Beta-ketoacyl synthase), producing MSDATPSSDSTSTPSLIHSRELKLVFFSNEFPHDDRKTLIRRLLAHSKGKQYPILARFIHEATLALREEVRQLPTLLRELIPHFECIFDLADEAKHIEGSFGCSIDEVLLCAVQLATFIGYYEDGKDNYDFHSVDACLAGLGSGLLMTAAVSLAPTLGDLPVVGAEVIRVAFRLVVLVDQVSQNLQPKPAEGTGDSWAYIVPGVGAEDAQKELDAFHAIEHTPEASKIFISAISRTSVIVSGPPARLKHLFSVSNFFRSHDLSVMPVYGGLGHAPHVFNSAHTDQVVNTPSMELLDARYSPGVPIFSISTGEPFSASSASELFRNIVDDLLVGLIQFDKVIEGILQKAKDLEATECQMLIFRTSFPVRDLLKAIQEQEQQGLSILRASVRDLIPWVSEAATSQKTQDTSQSKIAIVGMACRLPAGATDTEKFWEILDAGLDVHRKIPADRFNVDTHYDPTGKRMNTSFTPYGCFIDEPGLFDAAFFNMSPREAQQTDPMQRLVIATAYEALERAGYVANRTESSKSERVGSFYGQASDDYHEVNSGQEIGTYFVTGGCRAFGPGRINYFFKFAGPSYSVDTACSSGLATIHLACNSLWNGDTDMAVAGGTNVLTNSDGFAGLSSGHFLSKTPNACKTWDSEADGYCRADGAVSLVLKRLEDAEADNDNILGVILAAGTNHSAEAISITHPHAGHQADLTRALLRKAAVDPLDISYIEMHGTGTQAGDAQEIQSVCNVFAPLTTRRRSSKQPLFIGAVKSNIGHGEAVAGTTALLKVLLMFEKGAIPKHVGIKGVINPGFPNDQEMQRRNLHIPYEKVSWQRNPERKRVAVVNNFGASGGNSSLIIEEPPLREKAEKGDPRAAHLIVVSAKGKVSLKGNLERLVAYMDAHPDVLMADLAYTTTARRQHHNHRVAISVPVSSPDVMVSALKKQLIAHIESADTHKPIPPTGSPRVVFAFTGQGASHRSMDLGLFRESPVFREHILHLDSLVQGQGFPSIIPVIDGSYPQDHGHSPIRTHLTLVCIEIALAKYWNSLGVYPHVVVGHSLGEYAALHVAGVLSAADAIFLVGSRAILLEQKCTSGSHKMLAVKAPLDMISEIAKAKGLPFEVSCINGPSDTVLSGPRADMDALAAALQESGPDGPGLKCSLLDIAFAFHSSQTDSMLDEYEDLASKGVIYHAPTIPIISPLLGRCIFDEKTVNANYLRRAAREPVHFVAGIKAAHHARLIDKSMAWIEIGPHPVCLGLARSILADSFSLPVAAPSMRRSEDDWKTLSHSLGLLYSAGVPLRFDEFHRPFEPLLRLLDLPTYAWNDKNYWLQYNGDWALSKGNTFYDEEKKQLLLQQQTITTVVPPRSSLRTSLVHEVVEEAFDGSAGRVVVHSDLMQPDFLKAARGHQMNGAGVVTSSIHADIAFTLGKYLYENLRPQAKAGGTTLDMEVYNMSVREGIVAQKNTNVPQMIQVSISTSNIDLGVANLEWHNLTSDASALADEEPIVTAQVRYGSSADNLVSWMPMSHLVQSRIDALQHLAEIGVANKLSHSMAYLLFSNNLVHYADEYRGMQSVVMHELEGFAEVTLKTKSSGVWTVPPFFIDSVAHLAGFVMNVSDAIDTRTNFCVTPGCGSLRIARPLVAGAKYQSYVKMIPTAKDPTVYLGDVYILQEGEIIGLVRAIKFRRYPRVLLNRFFSPPDIKNGDTVTTAAHSTVSSKPVVSKPVISKPMVSIHNISKSDVAAAKVVVTEVQLDNEEEQSLNIPVQTPIVVAHASVPMPIPVSTMTPVMAAPPAADSTASKAMALLADESGLDPADLTDDANFMHLGVDSLMSLVIAEKFREELGVVVNGSLFLEYQTVGDLRAWLVEYYS from the exons ATGTCAGATGCTACTCCTTCATCGgattcaacttcaactccCTCACTCATCCATTCGAGAGAGCTGAAgcttgtcttcttcagcaacgAGTTTCCCCATGACGACAGGAAGACGCTGATAAGGCGTCTTCTCGCCCACAGCAAAGGCAAGCAGTATCCTATTCTTGCGCGGTTCATCCATGAAGCCACATTGGCGCTTCGTGAAGAGGTTCGCCAGCTTCCCACGTTACTGCGAGAACTGATTCCGCATTTTGAATGCATCTTTGACCTGGCCGATGAAGCAAAACACATCGAGGGGTCATTTGGTTGCTCCATTGACGAGGTTCTGCTCTGTGCTGTGCAGTTGGCCACTTTCATCGGCTACTACGAGGATGGAAAAGACAACTATGATTTCCACAGCGTGGATGCCTGCCTAGCTGGACTGGGTTCCGGGCTTTTGATGACGGCAGCAGTGTCTCTTGCGCCAACGCTTGGCGATCTACCTGTTGTTGGAGCCGAAGTGATTCGTGTAGCCTTCCGGCTGGTTGTTCTTGTCGATCAGGTATCGCAGAACCTACAGCCAAAGCCCGCTGAAGGTACTGGAGATAGCTGGGCCTATATAGTACCGGGAGTCGGGGCTGAAGATGCTCAGAAGGAGCTTGATGCTTTCCATGCAATCGAG CACACGCCAGAGGCTAGTAAGATCTTCATCAGCGCCATAAGCCGCACCTCAGTCATCGTCAGCGGCCCACCAGCACGGCTCAAGCACCTCTTTTCGGTATCCAACTTCTTCCGCAGCCATGACTTGTCGGTGATGCCAGTATATGGCGGTCTGGGCCACGCACCCCACGTATTCAACTCTGCGCATACCGACCAAGTCGTGAACACTCCCTCAATGGAGCTCCTCGACGCGCGCTATTCGCCTGGTGtccccatcttctccatctcaacAGGCGAGCCGTTctcggccagcagcgccagtgAGCTCTTCCGAAACATAGTTGATGACCTTCTTGTAGGGCTCATTCAGTTCGACAAGGTCATCGAGGGCATcctgcaaaaggccaaagacTTGGAGGCGACAGAATGTCAGATGCTCATCTTTCGCACATCGTTTCCCGTGCGAGATCTGCTCAAGGCAatccaagaacaagaacagcaGGGCTTGAGCATTCTACGAGCCTCGGTGCGAGACTTGATTCCGTGGGTGAGTGAGGCTGCAACGTCACAAAAGACTCAGGACACCTCGCAGTCCAAAATTGCCATTGTTGGGATGGCATGCCGATTGCCCGCAGGAGCAACTGATACCGAAAAGTTCTGGGAGATCCTAGACGCTGGGCTGGATGTCCACCGCAAGATCCCGGCAGACCGCTTCAACGTCGATACGCACTACGATCCTACAGGGAAACGCATGAACACGAGCTTCACGCCGTACGGCTGTTTCATCGATGAACCGGGTCTCTTCGATGCGGCTTTCTTCAATATGTCGCCCCGTGAAGCCCAACAGACAGACCCAATGCAGCGGTTGGTCATTGCCACGGCCTATGAAGCTCTTGAACGAGCCGGATACGTTGCCAACCGTACCGAATCGTCAAAGTCAGAGCGTGTGGGCTCTTTCTACGGACAGGCCAGCGACGATTACCATGAGGTTAACTCAGGCCAGGAAATCGGCACCTACTTTGTAACCGGAGGATGTCGAGCTTTTGGACCGGGACGAATCAACTACTTCTTCAAGTTCGCCGGGCCCAGCTACAGCGTTGATACTGCCTGTTCGTCCGGTCTGGCAACTATTCAC CTCGCGTGTAACTCTCTCTGGAATGGCGACACAGACATGGCAGTGGCCGGCGGCACAAACGTCCTCACCAACTCAGACGGCTTTGCTGGACTAAGCAGCGGCCACTTTTTATCCAAGACTCCCAACGCGTGCAAGACGTGGGATAGCGAGGCTGACGGCTATTGCCGCGCTGATGGTGCAGTTTCGTTGGTGTTGAAGAGGCTCGAagacgccgaggccgacaaCGACAACATCCTCGGCGTGATTCTCGCCGCAGGAACCAACCATTCCGCTGAGGCTATCTCCATTACGCATCCCCATGCTGGCCACCAAGCTGATCTCACTCGAGCATTGCTGCGAAAAGCGGCTGTGGACCCGCTGGATATCAGCTACATCGAAATGCACGGCACTGGGACACAGGCCGGCGATGCGCAAGAGATCCAGTCTGTATGCAACGTCTTTGCGCCCTTGACAACTCGCCGCCGCTCATCCAAGCAGCCACTCTTTATCGGCGCAGTCAAATCCAATATCGGCCACGGTGAGGCAGTTGCAGGTACAACGGCGCTGCTCAAAGTACTGTTGATGTTCGAAAAGGGGGCCATCCCGAAGCACGTCGGCATCAAGGGCGTGATCAACCCAGGCTTCCCCAATGATCAGGAGATGCAGCGCAGGAACCTCCACATTCCCTATGAAAAAGTGTCGTGGCAGAGAAATCCTGAGCGCAAGCGTGTCGCCGTCGTTAATAACTTTGGAGCATCCGGCGGCAACTCCAGCCTCATCATCGAGGAGCCTCCGTTGCGCGAAAAGGCAGAGAAGGGTGATCCCCGCGCAGCCCACCTCATCGTGGTCTCAGCCAAGGGCAAGGTATCGCTCAAAGGTAACCTGGAACGCTTGGTCGCTTACATGGACGCGCATCCGGATGTTTTGATGGCTGATCTGGCTTATACTACAACCGCACGGCGCCAACATCACAACCATCGTGTAGCCATTTCTGTACCCGTGTCATCGCCAGATGTCATGGTATCTGCCTTGAAAAAGCAACTTATTGCACACATAGAGTCGGCAGATACACACAAGCCCATCCCGCCAACAGGTTCCCCGCGGGTGGTGTTTGCATTTACAGGCCAAGGGGCTTCCCATCGGTCAATGGATCTCGGGCTGTTTCGCGAATCACCAGTCTTCCGCGAGCAcatcctccatctcgacTCGCTGGTGCAAGGCCAGGGCttcccatccatcatccCCGTCATCGACGGCAGCTATCCACAGGACCATGGGCATTCCCCCATCAGGACACATCTCACTCTCGTCTGCATCGAGATTGCCCTTGCCAAGTACTGGAACTCGCTCGGAGTATATCCTCATGTGGTTGTCGGCCACAGCTTAGGCGAGTATGCTGCGTTACATGTTGCCGGTGTTCTCTCAGCCGCCGACGCCATCTTCCTGGTCGGCAGCCGTGCCATTCTCTTGGAGCAGAAGTGTACCAGTGGCAGCCATAAGATGTTGGCCGTGAAAGCACCACTTGATATGATAAGTGAGATAGCTAAAGCCAAAGGCTTGCCCTTTGAAGTCTCATGTATCAATGGACCCAGTGATACGGTTCTCAGTGGGCCGAGGGCTGATATGGAcgccttggctgctgctctgcaGGAATCCGGCCCAGATGGTCCCGGGCTCAAGTGCTCTCTTCTGGATATAGCCTTTGCTTTCCACTCATCCCAGACAGACTCAATGTTGGATGAATATGAGGATTTGGCTAGCAAGGGTGTGATTTACCATGCACCCACCATTCCAATTATATCGCCGCTGCTGGGCCGCTGTATCTTTGACGAAAAGACGGTCAACGCAAATTACCTGCGCCGTGCAGCTCGTGAGCCTGTTCATTTCGTCGCCGGCATCAAAGCTGCGCACCACGCTAGACTTATTGACAAGTCAATGGCGTGGATCGAGATTGGACCCCATCCTGTATGCCTCGGCCTGGCCCGCAGTATCTTGGCCGACTCGTTCTCTTTGCCAGTCGCTGCACCGTCCATGCGCCGGAGCGAAGACGACTGGAAGACATTGAGTCACTCCTTGGGCCTGCTGTATAGTGCTGGTGTGCCACTGCGCTTTGATGAGTTCCATCGTCCATTCGAGCCTTTGTTGCGTCTTCTTGACCTACCGACGTATGCATGGAATGATAAGAACTACTGGCTCCAGTACAATGGTGATTGGGCCCTTTCTAAGGGTAACACTTTctacgacgaggagaagaagcagttaCTGCTGCAACAACAGACGATAACTACGGTGGTGCCTCCACGTTCCAGCCTTCGAACGTCGCTAGTTCATGAGGTTGTAGAAGAGGCGTTTGACGGCTCTGCTGGACGTGTTGTTGTGCATTCTGATTTGATGCAGCCTGATTTCTTGAAAGCTGCACGAGGTCATCAGATGAATGGAGCTGGTGTAGTCACGTCG TCTATCCATGCAGACATTGCCTTTACCCTTGGCAAATACCTCTATGAGAACCTGCGACCACAGGCAAAAGCGGGAGGTACTACTCTCGACATGGAGGTATACAATATGTCTGTACGCGAGGGCATAGTAGCCCAGAAGAACACGAATGTGCCGCAGATGATTCAGGTGTCCATCTCCACCTCCAACATCGACTTAGGGGTAGCCAACCTCGAATGGCATAATCTCACATCTGATGCTTCCGCGCTCGCCGATGAAGAGCCCATAGTGACGGCCCAGGTCCGCTACGGGTCTTCAGCCGACAACCTTGTTAGCTGGATGCCGATGTCACATTTGGTACAAAGCCGTATCGACGCCCTTCAACATCTCGCTGAGATTGGCGTAGCCAACAAGTTGTCCCACAGTATGGCAtacctcctcttctccaacaaCCTGGTCCACTACGCAGACGAGTACCGGGGCATGCAGTCGGTGGTGATGCACGAGCTCGAGGGATTCGCCGAGGTGACGCTCAAGACCAAGTCCAGCGGCGTCTGGACTGTTCCGCCATTCTTCATCGACAGCGTTGCCCACTTGGCGGGTTTCGTGATGAACGTGTCCGACGCCATAGACACTCGCACCAACTTTTGCGTCACCCCTGGCTGTGGATCATTGCGAATCGCTCGCCCACTCGTTGCCGGGGCCAAGTATCAATCCTATGTCAAGATGATTCCGACCGCTAAGGACCCAACCGTCTATCTCGGTGACGTTTACATCTTGCAGGAGGGCGAGATCATTGGCCTTGTTCGCGCCATCAAGTTCCGCCGCTATCCTCGAGTGCTACTCAACCGATTCTTCTCGCCGCCCGACATTAAGAACGGCGATACTGTCACTACTGCGGCCCATAGTACTGTATCATCAAAGCCTGTCGTGTCAAAGCCTGTCATATCGAAGCCTATGGTATCGATACATAACATATCAAAGTCTGACGTCGCTGCTGCCAAAGTTGTCGTGACAGAAGTTCAGTTGGACAACGAAGAGGAGCAATCGCTAAACATACCAGTACAGACTCCAATAGTCGTTGCTCATGCCTCTGTCCCTATGCCTATCCCCGTCTCCACGATGACTCCAGTTATGGCGGCGCCACCCGCGGCGGACAGCACAGCTAGCAAAGCCATGGCGCTTTTAGCCGATGAATCAGGCCTTGACCCAGCTGATCTGACTGATGATGCCAACTTTATGCATCTCGGAGTAGACAGCCTGATGAGCCTCGTCATTGCTGAGAAGTTTCGGGAGGAGCTCGGCGTTGTGGTAAATGGCAGCTTATTCTTGGAGTATCAGACGGTGGGAGATTTGCGTGCGTGGTTAGTCGAGTACTACAGCTAA
- a CDS encoding uncharacterized protein (EggNog:ENOG41~antiSMASH:Cluster_7.7), which produces MEPLKFVRLLPVDEALSVAPEVLEEFVKENYDKKHETLLIDNIPDWEHVSQEKRDLLDDKLQAAMRKAITHSVDPEDLAARLAQVPSERGSPIPRMCPSASPEDYEFEAPVGPQEYQARCYEALLEEGGRPLFDIELLPQIAANVDKYYDLLWPWRLYPDAPHPTDWEVFHRQLFRWQEFRVSQLWHRGRILGFPEYLDQQRRHEQMLGEADTSRRGAEYEQVRRRLWERKHGQSQPPRCDTEDEAKDAILKYNSAMKKLLEHYGFVQPFQLYLDMEQQDQWTTFVEYLGFECFDLHLLSRSTQGMRPEPAAEREGSAKAEVMATSAKSTTSQHKRAYEPEGDATATDYQKETHEQTAKKQKQSETRVNQGQAEQEQRIPQPDPAHSRAARDREQKYQEAKARVTYHQHRVEWIRSEISKIEAEQKSKEAKSCEGKPASEATTDASIVESGPTDEEKMSNRKNDDSSTAQVVEPNVQGDKDVSEDESVPEDKDISAVPEDEAVPEAEAVPKDKDVSDDKAVLEAEAIPEAEAVSEDEVLPEPRVKTSNKPSAENPSFVESKDVSTGFHEKDSDVDLESTAIVSAQVSPAPMGNSHETCKDEPNTLQPILQQSANEDVAATASTSSEVYETQTPKGSSPSHASDVV; this is translated from the exons ATGGAGCCTCTGAAATTTGTGAGACTGCTTCCAGTCGACGAAGCTCTCAGCGTTGCGCCAGAGGTGCTCGAAGAATTTGTCAAGGAGAACTACGACAAGAAACACGAAACATTGCTCATCGACAATATCCCCGACTGGGAACATGTGTCTCAGGAAAAGAGGGACCTCCTGGACGATAAACTGCA AGCGGCCATGCGGAAAGCCATAACCCATTCAGTTGATCCCGAAGACCTCGCTGCACGACTGGCCCAAGTACCTTCAGAAAGAGGCTCACCGATACCACGTATGTGCCCCTCGGCATCACCAGAAGATTATGAGTTCGAAGCACCGGTTGGGCCGCAAGAGTATCAAGCCAGGTGCTATGAAGCTCTTCTCGAAGAGGGCGGCCGGCCACTGTTCGACATTGAACTTCTTCCGCAAATCGCGGCAAACGTGGACAAATATTACGACCTACTATGGCCGTGGAGACTGTATCCAGATGCACCGCACCCTACCGACTGGGAAGTGTTCCATAGGCAGCTATTTCGCTGGCAAGAGTTTCGCGTGTCGCAGCTATGGCATAGAGGACGCATCCTTGGATTTCCAGAGTATCTCGACCAGCAACGCCGCCACGAACAGATGCTGGGGGAAGCTGACACGTCTAGACGCGGGGCTGAATACGAACAGGTGCGGCGCAGACTATGGGAGCGCAAACATGGCCAATCGCAGCCACCGCGATGTGATACCGAGGATGAAGCGAAGGATGCCATTCTCAAGTATAATAGCGctatgaagaagcttcttgaACACTACGGATTTGTCCAACCGTTCCAGCTGTATCTTGACATGGAACAGCAAGACCAGTGGACAACGTTTGTCGAATATCTCGGGTTCGAGTGCTTTGACCTCCACCTACTTAGCCGATCTACGCAGGGGATGCGCCCAGAGCCTGCAGCTGAGCGGGAGGGATCTGCAAAGGCAGAAGTGATGGCGACTTCTGCTAAAAGTACCACATCTCAGCATAAGCGAGCCTATGAACCCGAGGGAGACGCGACAGCGACTGACTACCAGAAAGAGACACATGAACAGACAGCAAAAAAACAGAAGCAGTCCGAGACGCGGGTTAATCAGGGACAggcagaacaagaacaaaggATCCCGCAACCAGATCCAGCTCACTCCAGAGCTGCTCGTGATCGCGAGCAGAAATATCAGGAGGCCAAGGCAAGAGTGACCTACCATCAACATCGAGTTGAGTGGATTCGGTCCGAAATAAGCAAAATTGAGGCAGAACAAAAGtcaaaagaggcaaagagtTGCGAAGGGAAGCCAGCAAGCGAAGCCACCACGGACGCGTCAATTGTGGAATCCGGGCCAActgacgaggagaagatgtcAAACCGCAAGAACGATGACTCGTCGACAGCTCAGGTCGTAGAACCCAACGTTCAAGGGGACAAAGATGTCTCAGAGGATGAATCCGTTCCAGAGGATAAAGATATCTCTGCTGTCCCAGAGGACGAAGCTGTCccagaggctgaagctgtcccaaaagacaaagatgtCTCTGATGACAAAGCTGTCCTAGAGGCTGAAGCTATCccagaggctgaagctgtcTCAGAAGATGAAGTTCTTCCAGAGCCACGTGTCAAGACAAGTAACAAGCCATCTGCTGAGAATCCTAGCTTTGTCGAGAGCAAGGATGTATCAACGGGATTCCACGAGAAAGACAGCGATGTAGATCTGGAGAGTACGGCGATTGTTTCAGCTCAAGTCAGTCCGGCACCCATGGGCAATTCTCACGAGACTTGCAAGGATGAACCGAACACTCTGCAACCGATTTTGCAACAGAGTGCAAATGAGGATGTGGCTGCCACCGCTTCTACATCGTCAGAGGTATATGAGACGCAGACGCCGAAGGGAAGCAGCCCATCACATGCATCAGACGTTGTGTGA